The nucleotide sequence GGGATAATTGTTCAAAGCCTGATAGTAAGTCCATTTTACAACGGTTATAATTGATTTTCTGTTGTCGGATTTGATGTCCAACATTTTGAGGTTTTTTAATTTGGTTAATTGATCTCGGAATGTTGATGGCTTCATATTACAATCTTCAGCTCCCTCAAATCGACCTGTAATAAACTGACCTGCCCTCAATAGTATTTCTTGACCTTCAAATAATACTTTCGTTGCTTTGTGGTTAGCTCTGAGTAAGCAATAAGTCCACACTTGCCAAAGATTCGGATTCCGGAAAACGGTGCTCTTCAGAGCCTTTCGATAGAGTTTTATGAAGGTTAAATCATTCATAAATTCGACTCACTGAGGTAATTAAATTGGTATAGTCCTCTATCGTAAGTAATTGAAAATAAAGGGTGATCGTCTCTCAGGTTATCCGAAGGGCAAAAAAATGGAGTTTTGAAGTTTGAATAAACTTTAGAGAAAAGTGTCTTAAATGTGAAATTCATTATCCTTAATTCCTTTATATGAACTTTATTTGTGCAATCTATTTTTTGTGGATTGCACAATGCAAGAAAGAGAAATTTTCGGATAATTTCTGTAAATAGTTATTTACATTTTTGTAAAGATGCTTTTACAGGTCTTTCTTTTGAACTTTGTAACTATCTCTAATGCTTATTAATAGCTGGGTTGGAAATCCATTTCCGCAAATTAGATCTGATTCATTATATTTTTTCAGCAACTTATTTGCCTTAATGATCGCTTGAAATTGCTTTGGTTTTGGTTTTTCTGTTGTTTCAATTTCCTTAATCTTTTTCATAAAATTAAAGTCATAAGTTCTCCCGGCGTTCGCTTTCATTTCCATTTTTTCAAGTTCACTCTGAGTTATTAGATTCTTTTCCCTTAGGATTTTTAGTAACGGTAACATAAATCCGTAAGACAACAAGAAATATTCCCCGACTAAATCTTTCGCTTCATTTTCTAATAACGTGTATTGTTTTGTTTTGCTCCCAAACGTCCGGTCTAAAATTACAATGCTTTCCTTTCCGATAACATGCTTCTTTTCTTTTAGAATAATTTTTTTCTTAGTGAAGTAATAATCAAAGTTATTTCTCAACTCTTTTTGAATCATCATAAATGAGTTGATAAGCAAATCTTTTTTCAAAGTATCATCAAATGCAGTGGGTTCAATTTTCGATATGATTGAATAAGTTTCCTCAAATTTCTCATTAAATATTTGCCATACTTTTGACAGATATTTCGATTTTTCATAATATTTTATTAGTCCATATTCCGATATATATATTCTGTTTTTTTTGATTTCTTTTGAGATTAAATCATCCATTTTTCATTCCTTCTTTCTTTCCTTATGTAAAAATTAAAAAATTATAAGAAGCTATCAATTCCAGACAAATACCTGTTTTAATCCTTCTTATATCATTGGAGAGTATTTATCCCTCAATAACTCTTTATAAATCAATAGAATAAATCAGCTATCTACGCCGATGCGCTGTTAAATCTGAATAATACTTATTGAATTTCTCAAATCTTCAGTTCTTACATGGCTGTATATCATTGTTGTCTTAATATCAGCATGACCGAGTATCTTTGAAACGTGGTAGATACTTACACCGCTTTGAACTAACCAAGAAGCCGTTGTGTGTCTTAGTGAGTGAAATGTCAATTTACTATTTATCTTTGCTTTGCGTACATACTTCTTAAATTTATGAGTGATGTAATCCTGTTTGATCTTCTCATTAAACAGAGTGAACACAAAAGACGATTCTGATTGTCGCTGTCGTTTAGCTAATATCTCAAGAGCTGGTTCGGTTAGTGGAACGGTTCGGATTCTTTTTGACTTAGTTAAGTAATTCTGGTTATTTAGGATTAATAATCGCTCGTTAAAATCAACTTGACTCCAATCCATCTGGATAAGTTCACCCTGTCTTAGTCCGGTATAAAGAGCAATCTTAACAATGTCTATTATATCGGGGTTGTCAATTACTTCAATCAACTTTTGAAAATCTTCCTTGCTATAAAATAAGGGTTGTTTCTCTGGTAGCCTGAAGCGCTTAATTTTCTTCATTGGATTCTCTAATAGAAAACCGTCCTGTACTGCTTTGTTAAGCATACTCGCTATTTGCCGGTAGTCTCTACTTGCTGAATAAACAGAGGACGATTTCAGTCTATTCAGTAAATATGTTTCGAGTTCTTTTGATGTTAGCTCGGTTAGGAATGGATTACCAAAAGCAGACTTTAGAAAATTGAATGTTGTTTTATAGTTCCGCATTGTTTTGGCTGTGAAGATAGGTTCTGCATACCTGAAGAAATGAAATTGAAATTCTTTGAGTCTGATAGGTTCAACCAACTGAGAGTTTTTTATTTCTTGCTCCCTCTGGAATTTCACAAAAAACTTTTGTGCTTCCTTTTTGGTTCTCTCACCCGTTGAGATTGCTGCCCGTTTATTATCCTTGTCTTTATAGATAATATAATATCTGCCGTTCTGGTTTTTGGATAAGAACATAGTAAAGCTCCTTGTCTCTCAAAGACAGGATTGAAGTATAAAACAGGTAAAGAATGATAGGTAAGTTTTTTTTATGTAGTTTGCTTCCTCAGCTTAGAAGGCTGATGCTCTATCCGGTTGAGCTACGGGCGCTCAATTCAAAATATCAATAATCAATTTTCAAATAACAAATAAAATTCATTGCTCAAATTTCAAATAACAAACCATTGGAATTTTGAATTTAGAATTGTTTGTTATTTGGTGCTTATGATTTGGTCTTTTAACCAGTCGGGGCGGCAGGATTCGAACCTGCGACCTCCTGCTCCCAAAGCAGGCGCGATAGCCGGACTACGCTACGCCCCGATTTATCTTTTGATAGAAGAACAAATATCTTAAAAATTGAAGCACAAATATATCTATCGAATTCTGAAAAAAAAAGTAAATTACGTGGGGTATCGCATTATGAATTCTTTTTTATTCATCGTATCAATTTTAACTTGATTCTGTTATTTTTTGTTACATAAAATAGAATTTTTCAATTAGTTGTCGCTGGTTGTTCATGATTGTTTCCTGGTATATCGCAAAGCAATTTATTCACTCACGAAAAGATTCGCGCTTTATTAGTTTGATTTCAACGATTGCAATTATGGGTATTGCGCTTGGTGTTGCAACTCTTATAATTGCCATTAGTGTGCTCAAGGGCTTTGAACAAACTATTACAAATAAAGTCATTGATTTCGATTCACATATCAAGATCACATCTTATCGCTCGGATTTACCTGACTACAAAAAAACTTTGCCGTGGATTCAATCTCATCTGGAAAAATTTAATCCCAAGATAACTCCATTTTCATCCAAATTGGTACTAATTAGCAATAAGAAGAAGAAAGAGGGAATCAATTTATTTGGACTGGATGCTGATAATGATAAACCCTTTTTTGTGAATAATATTGTTGAAGGTGATGTCAAGCTTTCAGATGATAAAATATTGATTGGTAAAAAACTTGCTGATAAATTATTTCTTAAAGTTGGTGATCGGGTAAATATATTTTCTTTAAAAAATGATCAGATACCATCACCAGATAATTTACCAAACATTCAAAAATTTGTTGTCAGCGGAATTTTTGAAAGTGGCATGACTGAGTATGATGATACATATGCTTATACTTCTTTAGAATCTGCTCAGAAACTTTTTGATATTGGTGACAATATTACCGGAATTAATATTAAACTTGGAAACATCTCAAAGATTGACAGCCTTACTACATTTCTGAGTAAATCTCTTCGGTATCCATACCTTGTCAGATCTGTATATCAGATACATAGAAATATTTTTACGTGGATTGAATTGCAGAAAGAACCAATTCCTATTGTTCTCGCACTAATAATTCTTGTCGCAGTTTTTAATATTGTTGGTACATTGCTGATGATTGTTCTTGAAAAAACAAATTCAATCGGAATAATCCAAACGTTGGGATCTAAACAGCATCAAATCATTTCCATCTTTATGATACACGGTGCTTTTCTTGGAATAATAGGAATCTTTATGGGAAGTTTATTAGCATCCATTCTGATTTTTGTACAGGAAAAATTTAATATTATAACTTTACCGTCATCTGTTTATTTTATGTCAAAAGTTCCGTTTTTACTTACTGCCGATACTTTTATATGGATAGCGATTCTCACTTTTGTACTTTGTCTTCTGGCATCAGTTATCCCTAGTTATATTGCATCGAAGATAAGAACTTTAACTGCATTGAGGTCC is from Ignavibacteriota bacterium and encodes:
- a CDS encoding site-specific integrase, with translation MFLSKNQNGRYYIIYKDKDNKRAAISTGERTKKEAQKFFVKFQREQEIKNSQLVEPIRLKEFQFHFFRYAEPIFTAKTMRNYKTTFNFLKSAFGNPFLTELTSKELETYLLNRLKSSSVYSASRDYRQIASMLNKAVQDGFLLENPMKKIKRFRLPEKQPLFYSKEDFQKLIEVIDNPDIIDIVKIALYTGLRQGELIQMDWSQVDFNERLLILNNQNYLTKSKRIRTVPLTEPALEILAKRQRQSESSFVFTLFNEKIKQDYITHKFKKYVRKAKINSKLTFHSLRHTTASWLVQSGVSIYHVSKILGHADIKTTMIYSHVRTEDLRNSISIIQI
- a CDS encoding ABC transporter permease; translation: MIVSWYIAKQFIHSRKDSRFISLISTIAIMGIALGVATLIIAISVLKGFEQTITNKVIDFDSHIKITSYRSDLPDYKKTLPWIQSHLEKFNPKITPFSSKLVLISNKKKKEGINLFGLDADNDKPFFVNNIVEGDVKLSDDKILIGKKLADKLFLKVGDRVNIFSLKNDQIPSPDNLPNIQKFVVSGIFESGMTEYDDTYAYTSLESAQKLFDIGDNITGINIKLGNISKIDSLTTFLSKSLRYPYLVRSVYQIHRNIFTWIELQKEPIPIVLALIILVAVFNIVGTLLMIVLEKTNSIGIIQTLGSKQHQIISIFMIHGAFLGIIGIFMGSLLASILIFVQEKFNIITLPSSVYFMSKVPFLLTADTFIWIAILTFVLCLLASVIPSYIASKIRTLTALRSG